Below is a window of Saccopteryx bilineata isolate mSacBil1 chromosome 11, mSacBil1_pri_phased_curated, whole genome shotgun sequence DNA.
tttcccctgctggctccttccccttgcattcttcttgtttcttcctcctcagggaAGGGGggagcctgcccctccttcctcaacaCAACCTGAGTCCTTCAAGCAATAATGCTGTGTGTTCTCCAGCAAGCCTAGGAAAAAATCCTCCTCCCTCAGGGCTTCCTCACACAAGCTTGCAAGTTCTgggcctgtaaagccaggaggcatggccagggccactatcacagcagccttctggcccatgcaggttcgcattggattcccAGTCGGTaaggaaacaatggagccataaactggtgggccatagtctttaattctagcttgcacccggcgggcaagtaaaaacatacattctgggctccaaagcccactcacattcagtgctcacaaagccactgacttatccgagtttcctagaatcaaaggtttctagctcaccagccttattctcctcagttccccatctccttccttatcccagatacaaactctacacaaactggcatctcactcagtactccgccatcttggctgcttctcctggcctcctccacgtgacctccttctgctctctgctctgctctctcctctaatgataatctcaggaaccaagagggcaagttcccgttctacccctattgtatagtgtagattcaaaacctttaatccaatatacaaaacagggaagtctctaatacaaagtcacttctctgaggcatgattggattgtaccaccccacatcaaaaagggtgggaaaggcttaatcccaaaaccaagccccaggctacaaggattctgcctgcctttagcccaccgccaacacattaatatcacctgggcaacggcctcctcatgtcatctttaacaaagtgagcataatacattttatctgcccaacagggcctCCCCACCTTTGGTCACGCCACTAAATTCCAAAGCTCCTTTGCTCCCTGGGGCATTACAGCAACATCTCACTCCTGCTAACCTCACCTTCTCAACTGCACAGCTGAAAACCAGGAAGTAAACCAAAAAAGCCTATAAATGGCCCCAGTAATGGTcactgttaggcagataaaatatatcgtATATTacactcacttttttaaagatggcgctgtccacgtggaagcccgtctcccaggtgatgatattagttgcccttatgcttggaatgggcgtgattgtattaatgtgtgttgggggtgggctgtgggcaggcaggatccttgtaggctggggcttggttttaggactaagcctttcccaccctttttttttttttttgtagttggaaacggggaggcagtcagacagactcccgcatgcacccaacggggatccacccggcatgcccaccagggggcgatgctctgcccatctggggtgttgctctgttgcaaccagagccactctagcgcctgaggccatggagccatccccagcgtcctttgctccaatggagccttggctgctggaagggaagagagagacagagaggaaggagagggggaggggtagagaagcagatgggcgcttctcctatgtgccctggccgggaatcaaacctcggacttctgcatgccaggccgacactctaccactgaaccaaccggccagggccttcccaccctttttgatgtggggtggactttgtatcagagacttccctattttgtatattggattaaaggtttggatttctacactataaaacagggcagaccaggaacttgctctcttggttcctgagattagcattagagagcagagaacagaccaagatggcagagtgttgaaggagaagccagtttctgcaaagtttgtgcagagagaaggaaggaggtggggaacagaggtgaatgagactggtgagctagaaacctttgattctaggaaacttggataagtcagtagctttgtgagcactgaatgtgagtgggttttggagcccggtgtgtgtttttacttccccgccaggtgcaagctaggattaaagatgatggcccatcaatttttggctccgttgtttctttactgactgtccgaatccaatgcgaacctgcatgggccaggtggctgtgatggtggccatgtatACTGGCTGTTAACAGCCACCAACACTGGAGACTGAAGTTCAGCCTCTTTGTTTACAGAAAGCTCTTTGGCCACTTTTAGGACCTTTtcatttttagaacatttctaaGAAGCTCTGTTGACGGGTGGCCCCATCTATTCACAGGTAACACCTGGAAACAACAGAGAGAAACTCCCTAATAAGGAGGCTTAAGCAGTTTATAAGCACAGCTTTGACTTCAGAGGTGGTAAATTACAACCCCCCCTCACCAGCCCTTAAGGCACACAGTATAAAACTTGATATTCATAGTTACACTCTGAATCATATTACTGTGACTGTCACCATCTTCCCTTTAAAGATAATTGAGGGGCCATGTAAACCAAGAATTTAGGGTTGAATTTGAACTCAATTCtccctatctttattttttttattattattatttttttctttccatttttccaaagctggaaacggggaggcagtcagacagactcccgcatgcgcccgaccgggatccacctggcatgcccaccaggaggcgatgctctgcccctctggggcatcgctctgttgcatccaaagccattctagcacctgaggcagaggccacagagccatcctcagtgcccgggccatctttgctccaatggagccttggctgcggagaggaagaaagagacagagaggaaggagagggggaggggtggagaagcagatgggcgcctcccctgtgtgccctggccgggaatcgaacccaggactcctgcacgccaagtcgacgctctactgctgagccaaccggccgggccTCCCTATCTTTAAAGCCCCctgctttctttatttcctttccgCCACTTTTACTTTTGTGACGacaaaggggccacatactaaacctgaccagctcaggggaggcctgcacggGCCTTGCAAAGTCAGAACTCTAAAgtgaccacacaggatggtctgaaattaaaactttctaactaaacgCAGTTCATGAAGACAgtcatgtcctttttttttttttttttttttttttttgtatttttctgaagctggaaacggggagagacagtcagacagactcccgcatgcgcccgaccgggatccacccggcacgcccaccagaggcgacgctctgcccaccagggggcaatgctctgcccctccggggcgtcgctctgccgtgaccagagccactctagcgcctggggcagaggccaaggagccatccccagtgcccgggccatctttgctccaatggagccttggctgcgggaggggaagagagagacagagaggaaggggggggggtggagaagcaaatgggcgcttctcctatgtgccctggccgggaatcgaactcgggtcccccgcacgccaggccgacgctctactgctgagccaaccggccagggcccagtcatgtcctagggcagtatttttccctaacaaaggtcaatcttcATCTTAACTGAGCCTTTTTCCAAGATACTATACTGATAACATACctatagaacagtggttctcaagtgtgcgccctagaagatttccaggtacaccctatggtattccagagaaatatgtgcctgttggggaccaaaaaaatcaacagggtttttggagtttggattttggggggacagaggtgtggggaattggctgtaaactgacagtctgcccaaccccccacctcacttacctgattaggttgcaaaaggctgtttagctgtggtgctggattgtttacactaccccccatgttccccagaaagactggaggcaagtttcttctatcctttgtttggtgtcaagttaagatggtatgtatggtgggggctttctgcactcaacacaattaagagtaaaaagagaggaattcttcaatgtattgatgaggaaatgagatttTGCCTTGCAAATATACGctcaaacattgaaaaaagagccctggccggttggctcagtggtagagcgtcggcctagcatgtggaggacccgggttcgattcccggccagggcacacaggagaagcgcccatttgcttctccacccctccgccgcgccttcctctctgtctctctcttcccctcccgcagccaaggctccattggagcaaagatggcccgggcgctggggatggctctgtggcctctgcctcaggtgctagagtggctctggtcgcaacatggcgacgcccagaatgggcagagcatcgccccctggtgggcagagcgtcgcccatggtgggcatgccgggtggatcctggtcgggcgcatgcgggagtctgtctgactgtctctccccgtttccagcttcagaaaaaaaaaaaaaaaaaacacattgaaaaaatagctaggacacatcaggctcatgtttctcataaacagaagaatgaaaaaacttaacacatttgcactgggatctaccgaatttactaaatcttactaagaatgtatctatatatataaaaagatagcttttttgtgttttttatttttattttttaacccctttttttacgaattctttttttttttttttttttttgtatttttctgaagctggaaacagggagagacagttagacagactcccgcatgcacccgaccgggatccacccggcacgcccaccaggggcgacgctctgcccctccggggcgtcgctctgccgtgaccagagccactctagcgcctgggagccaaggaagaggccaaggagccatccccagcgcccgggccatctttgctccaatggagccttggctgcgggaggtgaagagagagacagagaggaagggggggagtggagaagcaaatggacgcttctcctatgtgccctggccgggaatcgaacccaggtcccctgcacaccaggccgacgctctaccgctgagccaacaggcctgggccttttttacgaattctaaaaagcataacagcctgacctgtggtggcgcagtggataaagcatcgacctggaaatgctgaggtcgccggttcgaaaccctgggcttgcctggtcaaggcacatatgggagttgatgcttccagctcctccccccttctctctctctctgtctctctctcctctctctccctctctgcctctctccctctctctgtcctctctaaaaatgaataaaaataaataaaaagcataacaaaaaatgtaacataaaaatgttttttaatgtcaaaataaatttaattttgtcgtatttattttgtttaattactgtaaaagcacgcttagactttatattctttttctttaatatttgacttaattatatttctcagaaatttgtatatagtgcgcctacaattatttgcagATGCGCAGgcattcaaaaagtttgagaaccactgctgtagaatATCAAAGTAGTTTCCTTTCCCTCTCAACCCTTCAAAGCACAACCACCCCCAGATCCCCATTGTTATcatgttaactgttaactatcctatactCACCtctgtaaaagaagtatgtgtctattccttttactttttatccaacccCAGAGATTTCTCAGTTTTGccttctcccgcctccctaatctatcaacAATGAATTCTACCTAACCATACTGTCCTCCCTTTTGAGTCTGATgtaggttgccggtttgatcctcagtcaaggcacatatagactGGTGttcgtctctctcctttcctctctctataaataagtaaataaataaaaatttaaaagtaaaataagcgGTAAAGCTGCCATttgccagagcattttctcatccggttgagattttgcttctttGCAATTGTCGACAGTTGGGCTCAAACTCAGAAATTCTTGGAcgttctcaatttttttaaattttatttttcaactacagttgatttcagacatttacataacttacGAGGTGATCGGACACTTGGGTAACTTATGAGGCGGTCATCTCGATAAGCCAGGACCACCTGGCACCATCGCCAGTCATGACAATACTCACAACAGTTCGCCTCGCGCTGTGCTTCAGCCCCGTGTGGTTACACTCTAACCAGCGACCCGACCCCTTGTTTCCCCTGCACCTTGGCTGCCTCGGCTTCTGAACGTTCTTGTTTAAAAGCCGTGGAAGATGTACTTCTCAGACAACCTCAATATACCCAAATCACCCGTGTTCAGGCGCTTCGGTAACTGAAAAGTTCACCATTGAAGAAATCACGCTTGCCCGTGGCGTGAACGCAAGGAAACGAACTCCCTCCGGCGGAGCGTTAGTTTCAGGGCCCATGGCCGCGAGGGTGCGTTAGCCGACCGCCCCGGGATCCTCCAGGCAGGACGAGGAGGGCGTGGAGAAGAGGGGGTGACAAGGGGCGAAACCCACATTCATTGGGCCGCGCAGGCCTCGCCTGCACGCGCCCGCGcctgcccgccccgcccccggctgGAGCCTTCCGTGCACGCGCTCTCCACGCGGCCCCCACCCGCAGACTTCCGGCCAGCTGCCCGCCGCCCCGCCTCACAAGGGCAGGATGCAGGGGTCCGCCAATCACGGTGTGCATGTGGTCGGAGTGGGTGGGGCCTGAGAGATTCGAAAGGAGCCCCGCCCCCCTCGGAGCCGATTCCCGGGACTAAGTTGTGGGAGAGGAGCTTCTTCTTCCGCGGGAGGTGTGGCGCGGCCTGAAGTGGAAACTCAGGCTAGGCTGGCGGTGTGGCGTGGCTCTGGTGCGCGGGGAGTGGGAAGGTGGCTTGAGGAGAGGAAGAACCGGAGAACGGTggccgggagggagggagggcgcgTAGAGCGCCCCCGGGGCGAAGAGGCCAGCTCGCAGGGGCGGAGGGCTATCCGCGGAGGGGATAGGGATGCAGGGGCGCTCTCCGCACCTTCCCCGGAGGTAACGGTAGTAAACCCTAGCAGGTGCTGCTGTTGCTCGGACCCCTGCTTTACTCCTGCCTgacacccccagcccctggttGCACCCCGAGTCTAGCTGGGGGCCGTGGGCAGGATGGAGACCTGAGGAAGGGTCTGCTTTCTCTCGGTTCAGGTCTGAGCGGACCCTCCTGGATCCTCCTGCTGGCTGGAACATGGGAGATTTGCAGGAAGGTAAGGACGTCCTGGAGGGAAGGTGAGACCCTGGGACTGAGAGCTGGGTTGGGGGCTCACAACTGGTATTCACCCTTTCCTCCCCTGCAGATGTCAAGTTTATAGTGGACGAGACCTTGGACTTTGGAGGGCTGTCACCATCTGATAGGTACCAACCTCTTTCCCCTACTTGCTTTGCTTCAAGGATGCCTCTGTCTGTAACTCCTTCCTGCCGAATTCTTGGCCTCTGTGGCCTGGGCTGGTAATTGATCCAGGGTGGATTCACTGGGCCCCTCTGACACCACTGCGGGGCGAAGGGAGAAGCCGGGGTGAGAGTGCAGGGTGTTAAGAAGGCTAAGTGGATTTGCGCCATCTTCGTCCTGGCGTGATTTCCAATGTCAGTAAATGCGAAGGGCCTATTAGGCCTTCTAGAAAGAAGCAGGTGTCTCATCATCTAGAGGCCAGCACAGGCATCGGGGTTTGGGGGCATACCCCTCGCTCTGTTGTGTCCCAGTCTCTGCACAACGTCCTCTCTTCTGTGCCTGGTTTGTCTTCTGTCTCAGTCGTGACGAGGAAGATACAGCAGTGTTGGTGACTCCGGAGAAACCCCTCCGCCGAGGCCTGTCCCACCGAAGTGATCCGAACAcagctgtccccaccccccagggtGTGAGGTTCAGCCTAGGCCGCCTCAGCCCGGCGAAGCTGGAGGAGATCGTCCATGAGGCCAACAGGCTGGCGGCGCAGCTGGAGCAGTGTGCCCTGCAGGAGCGGGAGCGGACCGGCGAGGGCCCGGCGCCTCGCAGGGGGAAGCCCAGCCCTCGGCGCGAGACCTTTGTGCTGAAGGACAGTCCTGTCCGAGACCTGCTGCCCACTGTGAGCCCTCTGGCTCTGAGCACCCCCTCTCCGAGCAGCCTGACACCCCGACTCCGGAGCGGCGACAGGAAGGGGCCAGTCAGGGCTCTCCGGGCAGCATCTGGAAAGAGGCCTCCCAGTGTGAAGAGGGTGAGTTTGGAGGGTCTGGGCATAGAGTGTTTTCCTCAGTGGTGAAACGGAGATCGTGAAGTTCTGCCTCATAGAATTGTTGGAATTAAATGAGGTACCGTAAGCCATGCACTGAGCACTGTGTCTGCGCCGAGCTCTGTAGCGTCTGTAGTAGGCTCTCAGTACGTGGTATTGGCGGTGATGATGATGTTACCAGCAAACTTCCACCCTGCCTTACTGGAGTCTAGGCACCTCTCCACCTCTATCCCTTTATCAGCCAGCAGAACAGATTCTTTTTCCATTctagtctctttttttctctctctttgtgtttCAGGAGTTGCCCACTTGCAATTCGTCCCCCGCATCCAAAAGCCCAGCGTCTTCCCCTCTTGCCCGAACAACTCCTCCAGCGACCCGGGGGAAAGCTGGGCCCAGTGTGAGAGCAGCAGCGAGTGAGGACCTGGGCAGCAGAGCTGGGGGTGACTGGGAGTAGGGGGGATGTGGAACTTACCCTAAAACTCCTCCGCTCTCTGCACCAGGCCCGCCTGGCCCCGTCAGACCAGCCTTGGGCCCACAGCCTTCTACCAGCAGCTCTCAGCACCTGTCTCGGCCGCAGGGAGCAGCTGCTAAACCTTCCAGTCGACTGCCTGTTCCCTCGGCCATCCCCAAGCCTGCCAGCCGAGTGCCACTCACCGGCCGGAGTGTACCCCCCAGCAAAGGTGCCCTGGCTTCTGATTCAATGTCAACCCGGAAAGGACTTCCAAGACCAGGCGCTGCAGGGCACAGAGGTAGGGAAGAGTGGGCGTACAAAAGGAAGGCCAGGAGTAAGAATACcccatctgcctgacctgtggtggcgcagtggataaagtgtcgacctggaaatgctgaggtcgccggttcaaaaccctgggcttgcctaatcaaggcacatatgggagttgatgtttccagctcctccccaccttctctctctctctctctccctctctgtctttctctctctcttctctaaaaatgaataaaaaaaaaaaaaaaaaaaaagaatacccgaTCTTGCCCAGCTTGACTACACCCTCCCAGATCTGGTAACAACGACCTTTTCTCCATCTTCATTACACCTCTGTTTGAAAATGGTGAGACTGAGTTAAGGAGAGACTGTGGTCCTGGCCCAAGagtctgagccttagttttcaaATATCTTATGCTCTCTACCTTGAGTGAGAGGAAAGGCATTAATCCCAAACTCACTCTGCTTTCATCTAGTATTTACCTTTGTGAGAAGGTCACTTGAACTTCCTGCTAActcatttcttttgtttactcCCATCAAGTTCCTGTTTCCCAGAGACCGAACCTTCCTGGTGCCACTCGCAGCAGCCTGCAGCCCCCCAGGAAAGTTGCGGTCCCAGGACCCACCAGGTAAGGCTGGTTGAGAtgctgtccctctgtcccctgtcaTCTGGACTTCTGAGCTGTCAGGCACGTCAGTGCTGACCCCCGTGTGGGGAAGAGGCAGGGAGCCTGGCGGTTGGGATGTCCTGCTTCTTCCTGAGGAACTCAGGTGGATGACACGGGCTTGCGAAAGAAGGACAATAAATcagtccctcctttctctctgtaggTAAAGAGATCAGAACAGCAAGCGAGAATTCAGTTGCAAACCACTACAGTCACTTACTGGACTCACGTCTCCTCGGCCTCCCAAGTCCTCTCACTGGGGGCAGTTCCTGAtgcctgcagattctgacccagGGGCAGTAGGAAGAGACCCACCGGGGCTGGTGCTCCAGGGAGTCGGCTGGGGTGGATGAGGGCTGAGCTGGAGGGGACTCAGACTCTCTGGACTGAAAGATTAGGGCAAAGAGGACGCCTCCCCGCAGTAAAATGAACAGCAGACAGATGTTAGGGGAGTGGGTTGTCCTCACCCACCCCCACTCTAGTGCTCAGCCCCACGGAGTAAGGCAGTGGTTCACTGGACGTTTACAGGTGAATGGCCTCCGTGGCTCTCTAAGGACCAGCCCTCCAGAATCCCATCCTCCACTGGCTCTGGCCTATTCTGAGAAACAGGCAGATACTTGGCCTCCAGAACTTGTTTCCTGTGAATTCTGTGACTCTTAACAGGCCAGTTTATAATAAGCTTATTCCTTTGGCCTgcatctttctaaaataaaataagtgtatttttatatttgctgtgTATGTGAAAGGAAATTCTCTAATTTCTAATACATTTGGAATAAATGCCTGTGTAATTCCAAATACGGAGCCAGGATGGGCTTCCAGGCAGAGGAGCCTGAATAGGCCCTAGGGCCTTAGATTCTAGCTGACCGGACTGTGACTGCCCCCTTGTTGGCATTAGATGGATGGAAACAGGGATAATACACCCTTTTTCCAGGGTGTGTATGTTATTAAAAGGTCCAGATCAAGTTAAGTGTAGTTTAATTCATGAAATGTGAGGCTCTTAAGCCAGGGTCTTGGTAAATTATTTATATCCTAAAGTTGATTGTCCTTACATGTAAGAAATGGAGCCTCTTAGGAACTCCTGTGCCTTGTATGCTGTCCTTATGGGCTGAGAGGGCCCTTCAGTGGGTACCCTGGGATTCACCCTCGCTGATGGCTGCAGGCAGAAGATACCAGGACACCTCAAGATCTACCTTACTTCATTAGAATTGTTCTCATCTCTGCTGGTCTTGAGGGCTGGCACCAGGATGTATAATCCCCTGCAGTGCCTAGTGTGGTGCTTTGTCTGTGGCAGAGAATTGCATTCATTTGCTGAAAAAATTATGAGGGCAAGATTtacagcagatttttttttttaaactagtgagggcagtttttccctttttttaaaaaatttatttttatttattcattttagaaaggagagaggagagagagacagagagagagaaggagggaggagcaggaagcatcaactcccatatgtgccttgaccaggcaagcccagggtttctaaccagcgacctcagcatttccaggtcgacgctttatccactgcgccaccacaggtcaggctcttacaGCAGATTTAACTAAGGGTCTCCCTCTTCTCGCAGCCTTTACCTTTGCAACCAGAACCAACTTAATTCCTTGTCAGTTTTGAGAGACTGTCTCTCCTTGAAGGCCAGGCCCTGACTTAAGGAAGCCAGCAGGCAGCTGGGCAAAGGGTGTGGCTGCCAGCAGGTGCCCCCCTCCCCAGGTTTATATGCCCTTAAGCACACTGCTTTGGTACCGAAATGCCCTTCCTCCTCTGTTCCCAGGCCAGGGGCCCTccactgctttcttttcttttcttttttttttttttttttttttttgtggcagggacagagtcagagaaagggacagatagggtcagacagacaggaagggagagatgagaaacatcaattcttcgttgcgattccttagttgttcattgattgctttctcatatgtgccttgcccaccCGGggaccacagcagaccgagtgaccccttgctcaagccagcgaccttgcacttaagctggtgggcttttgctcaacccagatgaacctgcactcaagctggtgaccttggggtctcgaacctgggtcctccaggtcccagtctgacactctatccactgtgccaccgcctggtcaggccactgctTTCTTTTTCCATGGCTGATCTTCACACATTCGCCTAGATCACAGGGACAGCTGCCTAGACATTCCCCTTTCTCTGAGCCTCTCGCAGCAACTCTTGCAGCCCTGGGACTCCAGgaattggggtgggggaggaggcatGCAGACACACTGAGGATTTGGCTCTGGAGAAATTTGGCAGAGGTTCGAACATCTCAGGTTTGTCTCCCAGCTGCGTCCTGCCCTGGAGTCAAGTGAGCCAGCCTGTTGGTGGGTGCCCACTTGACAGAAGCACTGGAAGGTTGGCAAACCTAGGTACTTAGGTGTGGCCAGCAGATGGCAGGTGTGGCCTGGGTGTGGGCCAGGCCCTGGTGGATCCTTAGAAGCTAAAGGagcagcagaggccctggccggttggctcagtggtagagcgtcggcctggcgtgcagaagtcccgggttcgat
It encodes the following:
- the PSRC1 gene encoding proline/serine-rich coiled-coil protein 1 isoform X2, which codes for MGDLQEDVKFIVDETLDFGGLSPSDSRDEEDTAVLVTPEKPLRRGLSHRSDPNTAVPTPQGVRFSLGRLSPAKLEEIVHEANRLAAQLEQCALQERERTGEGPAPRRGKPSPRRETFVLKDSPVRDLLPTVSPLALSTPSPSSLTPRLRSGDRKGPVRALRAASGKRPPSVKRELPTCNSSPASKSPASSPLARTTPPATRGKAGPSVRAAASPPGPVRPALGPQPSTSSSQHLSRPQGAAAKPSSRLPVPSAIPKPASRVPLTGRSVPPSKGALASDSMSTRKGLPRPGAAGHRVPVSQRPNLPGATRSSLQPPRKVAVPGPTR
- the PSRC1 gene encoding proline/serine-rich coiled-coil protein 1 isoform X1 — its product is MGDLQEDVKFIVDETLDFGGLSPSDSRDEEDTAVLVTPEKPLRRGLSHRSDPNTAVPTPQGVRFSLGRLSPAKLEEIVHEANRLAAQLEQCALQERERTGEGPAPRRGKPSPRRETFVLKDSPVRDLLPTVSPLALSTPSPSSLTPRLRSGDRKGPVRALRAASGKRPPSVKRELPTCNSSPASKSPASSPLARTTPPATRGKAGPSARLAPSDQPWAHSLLPAALSTCLGRREQLLNLPVDCLFPRPSPSLPAECHSPAGVYPPAKVPWLLIQCQPGKDFQDQALQGTEFLFPRDRTFLVPLAAACSPPGKLRSQDPPGKEIRTASENSVANHYSHLLDSRLLGLPSPLTGGSS
- the PSRC1 gene encoding proline/serine-rich coiled-coil protein 1 isoform X3, coding for MGDLQEDVKFIVDETLDFGGLSPSDSRDEEDTAVLVTPEKPLRRGLSHRSDPNTAVPTPQGVRFSLGRLSPAKLEEIVHEANRLAAQLEQCALQERERTGEGPAPRRGKPSPRRETFVLKDSPVRDLLPTVSPLALSTPSPSSLTPRLRSGDRKGPVRALRAASGKRPPSVKRELPTCNSSPASKSPASSPLARTTPPATRGKAGPSVRAAASPPGPVRPALGPQPSTSSSQHLSRPQGAAAKPSSRLPVPSAIPKPASRVPLTGRSVPPSKGALASDSMSTRKGLPRPGAAGHRVPVSQRPNLPGATRSSLQPPRKVAVPGPTR